In the Telopea speciosissima isolate NSW1024214 ecotype Mountain lineage chromosome 6, Tspe_v1, whole genome shotgun sequence genome, TTCACTACACCCGGGTCATAGTTTAGTGTGTCACTTATTCTGTCGGGGAATGCCTTagcatcagcatcagcatcaacaacaacgacaactcagccttatcccaactgaatggggttggctacatggatccatgcaaagacaaaaacaattaaacttACTAGTAGAAGGGAAAAGAGCACAACATTGACAAAAACTCAGGATTATCCTATCTAAATGGGGAACACCCTAGCATAACCTTTATAACTTAAGGTTGTAGAATCCATGTAAAATAGTCTGGCGGTTTTTTATGGTGCCAGCTGTCAACTTGACACACCAACCCCCCTCCTTTATCCGGGCTTGGGACCAGCAGCCAACACTGGCGGAGTTTAGCACTGTTGATCCATTCAACTAAAATAAGAAGGTTATGACAAAATGGGCCAAGAGCTGGCAACTATGATTCAGAAAGGTTGTGCTCTGTTTTCAGGTAATTAGGGTTGATAGTAGAGGTTCGACAAAGTTCTTAtccatatttttttagaaaacaactttgtttcttttcaaataaaaatggaTTCTTGAATAGGCTTCTGCATGAATTTCCAAGAAAATATAAAGGTGGTGTTGAAGTGCTGAATTTTGTGTGGGCTTGGATAGATAGGTTTCTCTTGGGTTTTCAATGATATGGTTAGGCTTGTCATTGATTTAGGAAAGCTTTTTCTGTGTGTGGGTTGGGTGGGTTGGAAAACAACAATTGGCTGTTGATTTTGGTATTCTGTGGGAAATAGGGTTGGAGGGATTGGAATGAATTGGTTAATGCTTGAATATGGATGCTTGGTTTGATGGGGTTAATGGACCATTACAGTGGTTTCCTGGGTTATGCAGTTCCAGGCTCtgtaaaataattaaaaaaaaaaagcctgaTAGAAAAGActaaagagaggaaaaagaactcCTGGAAAGCCACCTAGTGTTGAAGGAAATCACTTTGACACAATAAACCCACAATGCCGAAGAGAGTGATTGATCTGTAAAATAAATCCTTCCATAAATCGTAATGTGTCTCATTATGTCCCTTTGAGAAAAGCACCCGAATGCAGATTTGACTCAAATGAATTACCCTTTGAAGTTCACAGTTGGCCAGATGtatctttgttttgtttctaaaaGTAATAATTAGTTATTCCCCCTTAATCTTTTACACCCGCTAATTAATAGTCTCTCCCTCCCATTGGTGAACTCATTGACCTTTGTTGtgcccatagttgtcatggcgtctaggtgacccaaagcAGTGGAGGGCCTGGTCGtgaaggcgacaccaacaaggtgcctaggcgacgccttgataattATGGTTACACCTGATCAAACATTTTCAGTTGATTTTCATATTTCCAATCTAATCTTCTGTATCATtataaaaaaagggcgtacccagtgcacgaggctcctgccactgcggggtctggggagggtcataatatatgcaGCCTTATTgttgctttcacagagaggctgtttccagactcgaacccgtgaccacttggtcacaatggagcaacttttaCCATTGTATCAAGGTCCGCCCTCTAATCTTCTGTATCATTATGCTATTGAAAATTGTCTCTTAGTATACCTGTACTCGAGGATCAAGATCTCAGTTTCGGTCAGGCCCGAAACCGAGACGTGCTGGATCTCGTTTCAAGATTTTGACACTGGGCTTCTCTGGGTTGGAACCCAGGGCCGAAACTTGGGTTTCGTTTTGGCCAGGCGGCCCAGGCCCAAAACCGAGACAACTCGAGATTTCGGTCAGTTCGactgagatttagttccatgccTGTAATGTTGCTATggatttcattttttgatttatgttgGTTGTATTTGTgtagtttggactttggagcTATTGCATTTACAACATGACAATTTGTTTGTGAGTTTTCGTTATTGTTCATACATTTTGGCTCTTTTTGCTCACCAGGGATCATCTCAAGCTGAAAAAAGATTTGATAGGCATTTTCCCAGTGAGAACGTTCAAATGAAGGTGGAATCTGGGACATGTAATGTGTGCTCAGCTCCTTGCTCATCATGTATGCATTTTAATCGAGCTGTCTCGTTCATGGCATCAAAAACTGAGGATGAATTTTCTGATGGAACATGTCGGGGGAAGGCAGCTAGTCGGTGTTCTTTTAATGCTGCTGCTGTATTACCTCCTAAGAGCAGAGCATGCAATGATCAGCAACCTACAGCCAGCGAAATCAGTAACTTAGTCAGTACCAGTTCAAGTCATGATTCATTTTCTGAAAATGCTGAAAGTAAAATTTTGAGAACATTTGATACATCTGAAGATGTCAAGATGCTCCCAAAGCACCACTCAGGTGGAATGAACGGTCAAGATCTGCCTATTCCCAAAACCATTTCTGGTCAGAGAGCTGTGATTTCAGCAAGCAGTCATACTGTATCTAATTTGGATCGGAGAACCTTCTCAAATCAAGATCAAGAGCAGAGAGGTTTTGACTGCCATGGCGATAACATTTCATGTGTTAGTGGAGCTAATGATGCAGATATCCCAAATGGTAATCATAATGTGGGCATGGAGAGGAAGAATGTATCATGTAGTTCAGCTTCAGTTTGTAGCTTCCCTCCAGGAGTAATAGAGAAGAAAGTTAATGTCCACAATGCTTCAGGTTGTCTCTCCGATTTTCCTTACGAAATAGAAGAGAGCCACACTAACTCTAGGAGATCAGGTATGCTCTCCAAAGAATCTATACAAAAGAAGAGTCCTGCAATTACAGCTACTCTGGTTTTTAGTAATAAGACTGATTCATCAGAGGTTCCTTCCTCAAAAGATATCTATGCTAGCAATTGCTCACCAAAAGTACAAACTCCATATTCTCCTTCTCACAGTGGTAAAGCAATCTTTTGTAATGCAGATGCCAAGGATCTAGAAGAGAACTCATTTTCTCACTTCCAAGGAGAACCTTCAGAATGTTCGATGGAACATATAGAATCATCATTGGATAGAGTGGTAATAAGTGATGGTGTTGCTGTCCAGGAAAATACTGCATGTAACTCTGCTGACATTACTTTGAAATTGGACAATAGCAAACCTAACCTCGTCACAAGTGCTTCTTCCATTTCAATGAAGGTTTATCCATGCTTGGAAGCTGAAGTTGCCATTGATACTGGGGAACCAGAAACTGAAGCTGTGAAATGCTCCGAAAAAAATGAACAAGATGAAAAGTCCCATGCATCATCTGAGGTAGCTTATACACATGACCCTCCAGTGCAGTCCCAGCACATTGATGAGAGAGATGGATCAGATATTGTGGAGGATGATGTAAGcactgattttttttctttgttttaatgtTCCAattaacatattttttttattttctaacttTCTACATTGTTGAAAAGCTTTTCTCTTGTGTTTCATGTGAAATATATAGTCTTGGGATTTGTTGCACATAGGTGTTGTTTTGTTCAATTTATTTGAGGGCATAGCTGCCGAGTTTGTGGTTTGGTGATAAATAAATGATTCACATTTTCCTTTCTATTGTATCATGTGCTTCTGTTTCTGAGGAAAAATGCTGTGTGTTGCTCTCTAATTTTCTCActtgattttgattttctaaTGTCGAATGAAAATTGTTTACAATTCTTGTATTCAAGATTTCTGAGTCTTAGTCAACTAATTATTCTTATATATGGAAGCAAAAGGAGTTTAGCCCCTAATACAATTGGCCTGGTAAAGTCAGGGGTAAGTAGAGTATGGATGGTACAAGGTTCTCACGAATGGTTCATCATTTTGTTTCCATGAGACATCTTTTTGTTTCATAAAATTTAATGCTTTTATTTCTGAAAGAGTGGGTGTTCGGCAGGATAGGGGCCATAACTGCCACATATGATTCAGGTGGCACCTAGAAAACAAGgtccccccaacaaaaaaaggaaaaaaaataagggaaatttacacataccacccctgaggtttgacgaaaggatattttcaccccccagttttggaaaattctgcgtactcccctaaggtttgcaaacggtaacaaataagtccattccgtcagttcatgactaacactgttaaaaattagacttgaactgacggaattacccttctaagaagaacaaaaaaaaaaaaaaaaaaacctgcaactcatcttccccaatcgattttggggaagatgagttgcaaccatcccagcgctccattgattttgatttttaaacgTTTGCCACTCAATCACTCCTCTTCAACCTCTTTGCCTGAACCGAATCATTAGCATCTTCACCATCACTCTCTGCTCCaccctcatcaccatctccctCAAGATCCTCACAATCAAACTCTAACCCTAAACTCTGATTTGTTCACCTGTTATGGGGCAATCTGTCGACCAGATGTTGAGTGAGATGGCGCAATCTGTTGGACTATCTCAACAAGAAGAAAGCCTGGGCATGATCGAACACCTTCGCCATCTCAATCTCTCCAATAATTCCTTCAATGGAACTCTACCCGCCTTGTTGTTCAATGCTTCTCAGCTTCAATCACTCACTCTCTCCAACAACGTCATCTTTGGTTCGTTGCCGGAGTATGTCGGTGGGCTCAATAGCCTCAAATTTCTTATGCCTGAGGCTCGCCGGCTCTGTTCTTGGCCTCTATCTCTGCCTTTATGTGTTTCTCCAACTCTATCAACTATAAGACAGAATCAACAATGAAAAAGGAAGGGCATCcaaatcaatctaaagcaatgATAAGTTGCAGGTCGATCTAATTAGGgtaaataaaatattcaatctACTGCAATAAAATGTATAACTTGGGCAAAGTATACAAGGAGCAAACTCGGCTCCATGACCAAGGCGAAGTAACTTGGGCAGTTTTCTTTTCAACGCAAAAATCTTCAGAACTCAAATTGGTGTTGAGGTATGTTAAGCTATTCAGAGACGTTGCAGAGCGATCAGAATCAAACAACCAAGACCTTACTTTTCCTAAAGGTTTAGGTTCTAATCGGGTTTCTCGGACTGCAAACACATTCTCCGAGTTGTCCAGTTGCAGACGGGGAGAATCGAGTTGGGAATTTGAAGAAACCGCATGGACCTTAGGGAGAGAAGAATCAACCGAATCAAACAAAACGATTACAAAGATTACTACAGATTGCAAAAGCAACAGACTTTGTTACTCATTagctctgcttcttcttttgcAGCCCTTGAAGCTGTTCTCTCTGCAAGCAATCTTCATCTCAAACACTCTGCAGTCCTCaaaccatcatctccttcaaCACTTTTTTCCCTGAGAAGAAAACCCAGAACAGAGCCGAAAAGAAGTTGTAACCGTTCAATTGGATAGAGACAAATAGAGAAACAGAGATTgcacagagagagaggagggatgGGGCCTGGCCGCCTTGGGGGTTCAGTTCAATCGTTGCTTTATTTCTTCTTGAAAAAGATAGGAAGCTGTGGTCTGTTGGATGTGCACATGAAGATAGCTAGAAGAAAAGGTTCAGGGAACCTCTAAACTGATGCATCTATTGATGGTGCAGAGTGGTGAGTTAGAGGTGGAAGTGGCGGTTTTGGTCTTTCTTTGCCATGGATTGACAACTAATTAAGGCCTTATTCAGAGTTCAGACCGACATAGTGGTGTTcccatacctgcaactcatcttccccaatcgattttgggaaagatgagttgcaggcttttttttttggtttcttgttataagggcaattccgtcagttcaagtctaatttttaacagtgttagtcatgaactgatggaatgggcttatttgttaccgtttgcaaacctcaggggggtacgcagaattttccaaaactggggggtgaatatcctttcgtcaaacctcaggggtggtatgtgtaaatttcccaaaaaataatgcTGACTATTTCGCAGTTACTGGCAGTCAATGAGTCTTGCACCGGGTTCAGGTCTGAAAAAGACCAAAAAGACAACAGTGACCCAATAACCCCCAGAACCATGCTTTACCCACCTTCATCTCCCTCCCTCTTCGTCATCCCTCTTCCTCTGGCTGAAGCTTCCTAGGTTGTCTCTTGGTGTGGGGCTGGTAAGGGAATGATGGGTTAATTTTTATGTTGGGCAAGTGTGTTGGACTGAGAGTCCAGCAAGAaggcaaagaagagaaagtggtGTTTAAGAGATGTAGGACTAGACTTAATTGGGGACATTGTTGGAATGATTGTCTGTAGGTTAGATGatgaaaagaaggaaaactTTAGGTTGCCTGATTGGTTTGAGATGTAATATATCTCTTCATCTCTTATAAATAACGAAGAACTATATATGATTCTGTAGAAGTTGAATATTGACTAGAATTTGACCAAATGACTTGAAAAGAATGTGAAGAAGAGGTTAAATAGAAGTTGCAGTTGGATTGATGGTATGAgagtcctctttttttttccaatcagTATACCATACTTCAAGTATCTAAAGGGACAGTTCACTCCACTCCCTCTCCCATTCCTAATCGTTATAATTAATGTGagcaatttctttttcttcttttttttcaggTTTCAGAATGAGATAGCTACTGCCCTAGTCTTGGTGTCATTGTGGCTTTTAAAAAGTGGATTCTCTGCATtcttatttctaaaatttttgTGAATCTATTAAACTATATATGTTAACAACTTGTAGAATTTCTCTTGTAAACTTCTTCTAACCCGCAAACAAAACTTATTCTCCCAATCCCCTTCTTGATGCAACAGTGAATTACATTGtgttataaaattttctttgaatgtCCCATGATTTCCTTCTTCCCATTCACCAatggaaatgaaaagaaaaaaagaagtgagCTGCAAAAACTTcatatgaatgtgatattaatTTATCTGAAAGTTTGAGCATTTGTTTAGTGGTTTATGTCAACTTAAAATTGAGATATGTATTCTGTGAATCATAATCTGGTATGACTGTATCAGTGAAAAATGAATCAGGTTCTCATATATTTCCTATGTTTATCTTGTTTCTATTCCTGAACAGAACTAGAAAAGAAGCTTTATGGTGTATATTAGCTATGGAAAAAATTTCATATGAATTATTTGAATTAGTGAAAAGTGGTTTAGTCAGCACCGGTAAATCTAGTCAAATATGGAGTGTATTGATGTAGAGCACCACACTTGTAATACAGAGTTTTTAGTCCTAgctaggagtaatcccactgggaaccagggtaatggggtcacacacaaaggctggccgattgggttagggtttactaatttagggcaaaactagggttagggttggagaTTGGGAAaagggtttatagggtattagtGAGCAGGTCTAGAGggttattatggtataaaaaagttagggtttggatgagttttgaaattctgcaattttgggcagaattgaattttagggttttgggtttgggttttaatggagcaaggagatgaaggggttagagtgggaatttggggctgaaacttggatcgagtgtaggaggGGATGGGAGGGTGGTTCGATGGTAGTTTGTTGATGATGATTTGAGGGCTTGAAGGGGGTTGCTTGAAATTCAATCTATGGATTGAATGGGTAaattgcaggtttaatggaggttagggtttaatggatggagggggggggggtttggattAGGCCTAATGAAGGGaaaggctggacagattttgaaggcttgggttggaggatgagaagaaagcaggtttaaacaaaattcagattcaaacttactggatttgaagagatcaaaggcagcagcttgagaacttgaagaaacctcccgattttcacgatgcaaggagtcgcaggagtccacctaccctttaccaccttgagatccacaaggatgtacACTCAGAGAGCAATCGGCTATGGCAGCAGCAAGCTTAGAAGCagaaaattaattatttgaactatgggggagcctcccacaaaatctctatttataataagatggccaaaggccttacaTCGAATTAGCTTAGGAATAGGGCCTAAGTCTGATTACTAAAACACTAGACATTGAATCCTAATACAAATCTGATCCAGTCCTCCAAAAGAAATCATGGAAGGATGGagaagttttaaaaaaaacaacctaaaaaattaaaacaggTAAAAGAGTATTTTATCCTTAGTCACTTAAAACacataaaataaactaagtatgggaaagACAAGCTCCAACAAAATACAGCAGCAACAAAACAGCAGCCTCTTCAAGgcttttattcttcttcctagtgcttggacATGCAtcagttttatttttcataacACTCCATGGCAATgtaaacatagttgtcacgtcatcatggcgatccaagtcggtggaggggtatatcgacatgtcgcccgccatggcgatcatatcgatcatgttttattttttattttctctatttttaatgtcatttagtatgctttaatatataccctataagatcaaaaattaacatgaaagtgtactattaatctactatggtttaaatcatgaaagtgtaatatccattagtgtatatgaaatcatggattatcaaataattaatagcaatagtcttgctgataaaaaagttgaaaaatcataagagttgagatatgattcatatgaaagtgactacaaaagtaacaaaacaaaaaaacaattacaagaacgtaatttatattgagtgaataaagctaataaacaacccatctaaataaaaaaaaaattgctgatgtgaatatgtgattgtgtattagtcaatagtgtattagtgttttctgtttgatgtgttttttaattttttttatgtcaaggaaaaaacattaaaataaaaaaattattgttaaaaaattaagttttataatttgaaacaaccatgtcgctcgatatggccatatgtcgtggtatagcgtccatggcggcgccatagcgacgacatggaggccatatcggtcgatattcttacatcatccatatcggtcgatattcttacatcatccatatcggtggtcgatatgcccacttctccagcgatatgatGCCATGGTGCCACCATGCTGTCGATATGGccacgccatgacaactatgaatgtaaaacaaatAGAGTCAATGAGTTTGACTTACACTGTTGATAACCTTGTTAGCTGAGGTTTGTTATGTATGCAAACAAAGTAGCTTTACTCGTGTCTATCTGCAACTCCAAAAAGGGAAATGGGCAGCATTTGTTTAACATCAAAGAATCTCATCTTACCAGTAAAGTGTTCCTCCCAACAGAAGACATGTACTCAGTGGAAATTCAGTCATCAGTTCATCACTTATTTGGGAGTGCATCCTCATTAATAGAATATGTGCCTTCTTTCGCTTCAGATGTATTGGTTGAATAAATACGTGTGCTGATTATCTTTGTATGATCTGGTGCAGGTAAAAGTTTGTGATATCTGTGGGGATGCTGGTCGTGAGGAAATGCTTGCTTTTTGTAGTAGGTGCAGTGATGGAGCTGAACACACGTAAGCTTTATAGAACCTTTGACTTGTAATGGCATACATGATGGATTTATAGATCTGCTGAGTACATGCATATTCCTATCTTTTAGGATATTTGACATTGTTATTTCTGTAAAACAGTTATTGTATGCGAATAATGTTGGATAAAGTTCCAGAAGGTGATTGGCTGTGTGAAGAATGCAAGCTCAAGGAGGCAACTGAAACACAAAAGCAAGATAAATTGGAAACAGTGTCTGGTACCTCCAAAGCATCATGTTTGAATGCAATAGATAAATCTGGAGGTGCAGGTATAGTTAGTTCTAAGCTTCTTCAAAAAGCGGATGTTAAAGAAGCAAAGTTGGATGCCAAAGATTCAGATGCTGAAGGAACCAAAGTTGGTCCCAGTCACGTTCTCCCTGCTAAGCGTCAATCAGACAGTATTGAAGTTGCTTCAGTTGTAAAAAGGCAGGTTCATGAAACAAGCATTGGATCACCGACAGCATCCAGCCCAGGAAGAAAAGCTTCACTGTCTCGAGAGAGTTCATTCAAGAACCTGGATAAGGGAAAAGTTAAGCCATCCCAGCCAATCCCTTTCTCTGGGAACCACACTGCCAATAATTTTCAAGATACTGCAGACTCTCCTACAATTTCGGGTCATAACTTATCAAGGATACAATCGCGACTTCAGTCTCCTCGTGGTAAGCTTTATTTATAGAAGTCTTCATGAGACAGAATTCAAAGAAGCAATTCATTTCCAATACATTCCTAGTTGGAAACAGCATGCACTCTTTTTTTGTACTCAAAAAGTCTGTAAATCTGTGGGTTTCTACAGGAACTCTGTTGAAGTCAAATTCATTCAGCACTTCAAGttcaaaatcaaaagtaaaatcGATGCAGGACGATGTCTCTCCAAAGAAAAAACTGGCCAAAGAGGTTTCTGTGAATGACTCAAAAAAGCAGGGAATTGTCAAAACAATAAGCAAATCTATGTCCTTCAAGACTACACTAACTGGCCGTTCAAATGCAACTGAAGCAAAAGTTAAAATGCTTCCTTCGAATTTCAACCGAACTGAGGATCTGAAAGGAATAAAACAAGCAAAAGAGCGGAATTTAGTTGAAAGGAAGAGTTCTTTTAAATTGGATCGCCCACTTGTCAGTTTACCGACTGCTCTTTCCAGTGTGTCTAATACAAAGGATGATCAAAAGACTACATTTCATGTTGAAACTATGCCATCACATTCCTTTGCCGCCAATTACCGTGATCTGAAAGCTGTTCAACCTGATGGAAAATTGGAGGCTTCTATGAAGCCAACAAGTCTTCTTGGAAAAAGACGACCAGAGTCTCCAAATTCTATGGGTAGAcctatttctttctcttatatttAACTGCAAATAGCTATTCTTatattttgttaatttattttttatacctTGTGCTCTTTTTCACtgtgatgattttttttttcttggtcagCTGGATTTGGTGAAGGCAAGAGGCTGACCTCAATTTCCACCAGTGTGCTTGGAGCTCCATCTTCTAATGGAAAGGGTACTTCTGTTGAACTAAAGCCAAGACAAGCTGTCCCCAAGGAGGAACCTATTTCAAGTTCTACCTGGAATGGTCATAAATCTGGCAGCAAACCTGATGCAATGCAAGATGGCTTACCTCAATCTGGGGAGTCTACAAACCAGGAAGGAAGAACTAGGGAGCCTCCCATCAGTCACTCAAGGCCAGTTGGAGGTCAAAAAATTCGTTGTAACAAATGTAAAGAAATAAGCCATGCAGCACACTGTTGCCCCATTGGCGGTCCTCGGGACTCTGTTGTTAAAGCTTCTTCTACAAGAAGTTCATGGGAGGTGATGGGTAAAAGTACTAAACTGAAGGAGGCAGTTGAAGCTGCTGTACTGAAAAAACCTGGACTATACAAAAGGAACACATTGGGGGATCAATCTGATGAGTTATCCTTGTCAAATACTGATGTGAACTGCGAAGCAGTTCCTAAGGACCAGTTTTCTACTCCTTCAAGCTGCGTGAGGAATTTGAACTCTGGCGAAGGGACCAATGATGGGTGGGAGATTATTGGGAGCCCTGCTAATGACTCAATTAAAACCACTAGTATTGATGTGAAGCAGCATGTTGCACCCCCAATGGAATCGTTACGCATCTACAAAGCAGCAGAACTGGATGCTGCTGCCACTTTGAATGGGATTAAAATGAAGCCCTTCATGAGAGAGTCCCATATTCTAGCTTCTGCAGGGACTGCTCAATCACAGTTTTCAGCTATTCCAGAGCATGATTACATATGGCAGTATGATACTTTCTTACTGACATATTACATTATTTTTGTCAAATATGTGGTATTCATCCTTCTATGTGCTTTGCATATTTATAAATCTGATTGTGTGCTTCTGTCACTTTCCTGCAGAGGTGGTTTTGAGGTGCAGAGGAGTGGGATGCTTCCTGAACTCTGTGATGGGATTCAAGCACACTTGTCAACTCGAGCATCACCCAAAGTTCTTGAAGTAGTGAACAGGTTTCCTTCTAAAGTCCAGATGGAGGAGGTACCTCGTCTAAGTGCATGGCCAGTACAATTTCAGGAACACCCTGCCACGGAAGATAACATTGCTCTTTACTTCTTTGCCAAAGATCTTGAGAGGTTGGTTTTGGATGTACTCTACTTTGAATGGTTCGTTTGTATATCATCTTTTTCTTAAAGCTAGACTTGTATCTTCCATGCTGATGCAGTTctgtgaattttgattttgtctcCTGATACAGCTATGAAAGGAGCTACAGGAGCTTGTTAAATAATATGATTAAGAATGATTTAGCTCTCAAAGGAAACTTTGATAGCATTGAA is a window encoding:
- the LOC122663985 gene encoding uncharacterized protein LOC122663985 translates to MTRLRERTLRELYGVTDLLTQPEITPVLKGSFRIQGPVDEVDLNIQSNTGSSQAEKRFDRHFPSENVQMKVESGTCNVCSAPCSSCMHFNRAVSFMASKTEDEFSDGTCRGKAASRCSFNAAAVLPPKSRACNDQQPTASEISNLVSTSSSHDSFSENAESKILRTFDTSEDVKMLPKHHSGGMNGQDLPIPKTISGQRAVISASSHTVSNLDRRTFSNQDQEQRGFDCHGDNISCVSGANDADIPNGNHNVGMERKNVSCSSASVCSFPPGVIEKKVNVHNASGCLSDFPYEIEESHTNSRRSGMLSKESIQKKSPAITATLVFSNKTDSSEVPSSKDIYASNCSPKVQTPYSPSHSGKAIFCNADAKDLEENSFSHFQGEPSECSMEHIESSLDRVVISDGVAVQENTACNSADITLKLDNSKPNLVTSASSISMKVYPCLEAEVAIDTGEPETEAVKCSEKNEQDEKSHASSEVAYTHDPPVQSQHIDERDGSDIVEDDVKVCDICGDAGREEMLAFCSRCSDGAEHTYCMRIMLDKVPEGDWLCEECKLKEATETQKQDKLETVSGTSKASCLNAIDKSGGAGIVSSKLLQKADVKEAKLDAKDSDAEGTKVGPSHVLPAKRQSDSIEVASVVKRQVHETSIGSPTASSPGRKASLSRESSFKNLDKGKVKPSQPIPFSGNHTANNFQDTADSPTISGHNLSRIQSRLQSPRGTLLKSNSFSTSSSKSKVKSMQDDVSPKKKLAKEVSVNDSKKQGIVKTISKSMSFKTTLTGRSNATEAKVKMLPSNFNRTEDLKGIKQAKERNLVERKSSFKLDRPLVSLPTALSSVSNTKDDQKTTFHVETMPSHSFAANYRDLKAVQPDGKLEASMKPTSLLGKRRPESPNSMAGFGEGKRLTSISTSVLGAPSSNGKGTSVELKPRQAVPKEEPISSSTWNGHKSGSKPDAMQDGLPQSGESTNQEGRTREPPISHSRPVGGQKIRCNKCKEISHAAHCCPIGGPRDSVVKASSTRSSWEVMGKSTKLKEAVEAAVLKKPGLYKRNTLGDQSDELSLSNTDVNCEAVPKDQFSTPSSCVRNLNSGEGTNDGWEIIGSPANDSIKTTSIDVKQHVAPPMESLRIYKAAELDAAATLNGIKMKPFMRESHILASAGTAQSQFSAIPEHDYIWQGGFEVQRSGMLPELCDGIQAHLSTRASPKVLEVVNRFPSKVQMEEVPRLSAWPVQFQEHPATEDNIALYFFAKDLESYERSYRSLLNNMIKNDLALKGNFDSIELLVFPSFQLPEKSQRWNMLFFFWGVFRGKRVNNLERVPDYEEKLSQVSADVIHLDQDSSDHVMPVSQINCSSGKMDEDLSSFNGSSGAQQAAKSTVSSEFLFSGGLDLNCEAKVSSPDQESLDFNSHFDEHDSGLNTSPLSRVRTDVQCTELNSSGFLLVEQIDLESKPEVGLRPTVHVNRQNGSFVKGKMVSTGLAQWDSSIDGQDTLSMSKTLPIDTSHALGVGVNNMSNENIQERINDRSRDQVRVLNKVKDERMVDLGTACVEIAVTDRVEKECSSWDFNRKCLHPDIAQMVSPASGETSTARSRTVPWKEKMECRLVDGESESNQAIPWKEEMVSILVDGESENKKMKQCFSEELVCSSSKGLPGFPVKEQRYDGAYENVMISENLRATERHFFPMDFGPVRDHRFGSTSVPWMVRSSGERDGLESEAPNLELALGPKQGRLALFGQTISEANNNDKRLESLMKNKDNDDNCESAGSLALSLAFPFSEKEQIVRPVSRMEQILPERHQVNTSLLLFGRFSDT